From a region of the Longimicrobium sp. genome:
- a CDS encoding OsmC family protein, with product MAVEMTGRYAGGLKTELRHGPSGAEIRTAAPVDNAGDGSSFSPTDLLAASLGACMVTVMAIYAERNGMPFDGVSFSLEKHMRADPRRVESLPVTLRMPAALTDEQRQKLEHVALTCPVYRSLLPEISKEVTFVYE from the coding sequence ATGGCGGTGGAGATGACGGGCCGGTACGCCGGCGGACTGAAGACGGAGCTGCGGCACGGGCCCTCAGGCGCGGAGATTCGCACGGCGGCCCCGGTAGACAACGCGGGCGATGGAAGCTCGTTCTCGCCCACGGACCTGCTGGCGGCGTCGCTGGGCGCGTGCATGGTCACGGTCATGGCCATCTACGCCGAGCGCAACGGCATGCCGTTCGACGGGGTGAGCTTTTCGCTGGAAAAGCACATGCGGGCGGACCCGCGGCGGGTGGAGTCGCTGCCGGTGACCCTCCGCATGCCCGCCGCGCTGACGGACGAGCAGCGCCAGAAGCTGGAGCACGTGGCGCTCACCTGCCCCGTGTACCGCAGCCTGCTGCCGGAGATCAGCAAGGAAGTGACGTTCGTCTACGAGTGA
- a CDS encoding cyclase family protein: MCCPELVRSIPAASTRADDRHDAALAVPPEAVGRLRRVCDLTHALTPDFPVFPAYRPFRSTRLFSVEANGFSAGEVAYAEHTGTHLDAPAHFFADGATADVLPVGRFVAPLAVISIAERAAKDEDALLTVDDLAQWERRHGRIPAGAVVALHSGWEARLDQPGRFLNADAMGVMHAPGFSREAAEFLAHERDVAGAATDTLSLDFGPSLSYDAHRVLLGSGRYGLENVASLDRVPPSGAVIVVGAPKHAGGTGGPARLLALY; this comes from the coding sequence ACTCGCGCGGATGACCGCCACGATGCCGCGCTCGCCGTTCCGCCCGAGGCGGTGGGGCGGCTGCGGCGCGTGTGCGACCTCACCCACGCGCTGACGCCGGACTTTCCTGTCTTTCCCGCGTACCGCCCCTTCCGCTCCACGCGCCTGTTCTCGGTGGAGGCGAACGGCTTCTCGGCCGGCGAGGTGGCCTATGCCGAGCACACGGGAACGCACCTGGACGCCCCCGCGCACTTCTTCGCGGACGGCGCCACGGCGGACGTGCTGCCGGTCGGCCGCTTCGTCGCGCCCCTCGCGGTCATTTCCATCGCCGAACGCGCGGCGAAAGACGAGGATGCGCTGCTCACGGTAGACGACCTGGCCCAGTGGGAGCGGCGGCACGGGCGCATTCCCGCCGGTGCGGTGGTCGCGCTGCACTCCGGGTGGGAAGCGCGGCTGGACCAGCCCGGCCGCTTCCTGAACGCGGATGCGATGGGAGTGATGCACGCGCCGGGCTTCAGCCGCGAGGCCGCGGAGTTCCTGGCGCACGAGCGCGACGTGGCGGGCGCGGCGACGGACACGCTGAGCCTGGACTTCGGCCCGTCCCTCAGCTACGACGCGCACCGCGTGCTGCTGGGGTCGGGGCGCTACGGGCTGGAGAATGTCGCGTCGCTGGACCGGGTGCCGCCGTCCGGCGCGGTGATCGTCGTCGGGGCGCCCAAGCACGCGGGTGGCACCGGCGGCCCGGCGCGCCTGCTGGCCCTGTACTGA